One window of the Azospirillum sp. TSH58 genome contains the following:
- a CDS encoding DUF123 domain-containing protein has product MPSDPPFHDRPDRLPPEPGAYVLLIALDRALTLRLSGKPEHVLAPGRYLYCGSARGPGGLRARVGRHFRQGKPERWHVDRLTAAGRLLGAWIVPGGDECTLVAALSGLPVPVPGFGSSDCRRCASHLLHWPDGAPIPLPNAPF; this is encoded by the coding sequence ATGCCGTCCGATCCGCCATTCCACGACCGCCCCGACCGCCTGCCGCCCGAGCCCGGCGCCTATGTGCTGCTGATCGCCCTGGACCGTGCGCTGACCCTTCGCCTGTCCGGCAAGCCGGAACATGTGCTGGCGCCGGGCCGCTACCTCTATTGCGGCAGCGCGCGGGGGCCGGGCGGCCTGCGGGCGCGGGTCGGGCGCCATTTCCGCCAGGGCAAGCCGGAGCGCTGGCACGTCGACCGGCTGACCGCCGCCGGCCGGTTGCTCGGCGCCTGGATCGTTCCCGGCGGCGACGAATGCACCCTGGTCGCGGCGCTGTCCGGCCTGCCGGTGCCGGTTCCCGGCTTCGGCAGCAGCGATTGCCGCCGTTGCGCCAGCCATCTGCTGCATTGGCCGGACGGGGCGCCGATTCCGCTGCCCAACGCGCCTTTCTGA